The following proteins are encoded in a genomic region of Lachnospiraceae bacterium KM106-2:
- a CDS encoding alcohol dehydrogenase, translated as MMRFTLPRDTYYGKGALEALKDLTGKKAVLVLGGGSMKRFGFVDKALAYLKEAGIETKLFEGVEPDPSVETVMKGAAMMREFEPDWILSMGGGSPIDAAKAMWVFYEYPETSFEDLITPFSFPTLRKKAHFCAISSTSGTATEVTAFSVITDYAKGIKYPLADFNITPDVAIVDPELAETMPPKLTAHTGMDALTHAIEAYVSTLHSPFTDPLAIQAIQMVVEYLPDSYKGNMEARDQMHLAQCLAGQAFSNALLGIVHSLAHKTGAAFSTGHIPHGCANAIYLPYVIKFNAKADESRYAAIAHSIGITGSDHECVMALCDKIDSFNEHLSIPKTLKEFGINEDEFKEKVSHIAELAVSDACTGSNPRPVTPADMEKLLTAIYYGTEVDF; from the coding sequence ATGATGCGATTTACATTACCTAGAGATACCTATTATGGAAAAGGCGCTCTAGAAGCTCTAAAAGACTTAACAGGGAAGAAAGCCGTTCTAGTACTTGGTGGTGGTTCCATGAAACGATTTGGATTTGTTGATAAAGCTCTTGCATACTTAAAGGAAGCAGGAATTGAAACCAAATTATTCGAAGGCGTAGAACCAGACCCTTCTGTTGAAACTGTTATGAAAGGTGCCGCAATGATGCGTGAATTCGAACCTGACTGGATTCTTTCCATGGGTGGTGGCTCACCAATCGATGCAGCCAAAGCAATGTGGGTATTTTATGAATATCCAGAAACAAGCTTTGAAGACCTTATCACACCTTTCTCATTCCCAACATTACGAAAGAAAGCTCATTTCTGTGCAATCTCCTCTACTTCGGGAACTGCTACAGAAGTTACTGCATTCTCAGTCATTACTGATTATGCAAAAGGTATCAAATATCCATTAGCTGATTTTAATATTACTCCAGATGTTGCGATCGTTGATCCTGAGCTGGCAGAAACCATGCCTCCTAAATTAACAGCACACACTGGTATGGATGCTTTAACTCATGCTATTGAGGCTTATGTATCTACATTACATAGTCCATTTACAGATCCATTAGCAATTCAAGCAATCCAAATGGTCGTAGAATACTTACCAGATTCCTACAAAGGAAATATGGAAGCAAGAGATCAAATGCACTTAGCACAATGTCTTGCTGGACAAGCATTCTCTAATGCATTACTTGGTATCGTTCATTCCTTAGCACATAAAACAGGGGCTGCATTCTCAACAGGTCATATTCCTCATGGATGTGCTAATGCAATCTACCTTCCATATGTAATTAAATTCAATGCAAAAGCTGATGAGTCCCGTTATGCTGCAATTGCTCATTCTATCGGTATCACTGGTTCCGACCATGAATGTGTCATGGCACTTTGCGATAAGATCGACAGCTTTAATGAACATCTTAGCATTCCAAAAACATTAAAAGAATTTGGTATCAACGAAGATGAATTCAAAGAAAAAGTAAGTCATATTGCTGAATTAGCTGTCAGCGATGCTTGTACTGGATCTAACCCAAGACCAGTTACTCCTGCTGATATGGAAAAACTTCTAACAGCCATTTACTATGGCACAGAAGTTGACTTCTAA